The following are encoded together in the Roseobacter denitrificans OCh 114 genome:
- a CDS encoding cytochrome-c peroxidase has translation MGQALFYDPILSGNRNITCAHCHHPEFGTGDGLSLGIGEGGQGLGPDRTPGAGADRVAKRIPRNAPGLWNLGARDLHTMFHDGRLSLSDIYGNGFNSPAQEWLPEGLNSLLAAQALFPLVAQFEMAGNPGENDVIGAVHDRIDAAWPILAKRVRTDADYGPAFVAAFDEIDTAQQVSIVHIANALAAFMALEWRSTDSPFDAYLAGDEAALNPAEQAGMALFYGKAACADCHAGSLMSDQKFHALGLPAFGPGRTRAFDPYARDVGRMAESNRLRDAYAFRTPMLRNVALTAPYGHNGAYPTLEGIIRHHLDPVAARAAWQREMAQLPDIAWLAATDFILGADALEMARQERAIAVTPLQLTDAEIAQLVAFMHALTGASVNTPAFGIPSDFVP, from the coding sequence CTGGGCCAAGCGCTGTTTTATGATCCGATCCTGTCGGGCAATCGCAATATCACCTGTGCCCATTGCCATCATCCGGAATTTGGCACGGGCGATGGGCTGTCCCTCGGGATCGGGGAGGGCGGGCAGGGGCTGGGACCTGATCGCACGCCCGGTGCGGGCGCGGATCGGGTTGCCAAACGCATTCCGCGCAATGCGCCTGGCCTGTGGAATCTGGGTGCGCGTGATCTGCACACGATGTTTCATGACGGGCGGCTGAGCCTGTCGGATATCTACGGCAACGGGTTCAATTCACCCGCGCAGGAGTGGTTGCCCGAGGGGTTGAATTCGCTGCTGGCCGCGCAGGCGCTGTTCCCCCTCGTCGCCCAGTTCGAAATGGCGGGCAATCCGGGCGAAAATGACGTGATCGGCGCGGTGCATGACCGCATTGATGCGGCATGGCCGATCCTCGCAAAACGCGTGCGCACGGATGCTGACTATGGCCCGGCCTTCGTAGCGGCCTTTGACGAGATCGACACGGCGCAGCAGGTCAGCATCGTGCATATCGCAAATGCGCTGGCCGCCTTCATGGCGCTGGAATGGCGCAGCACCGACAGCCCCTTTGACGCCTATCTTGCCGGGGATGAGGCGGCGTTAAACCCTGCCGAACAGGCGGGGATGGCATTGTTCTACGGCAAGGCCGCTTGCGCTGACTGCCACGCCGGATCGCTGATGAGCGATCAGAAGTTTCACGCCTTGGGCCTGCCGGCATTCGGGCCGGGTCGCACACGCGCATTCGATCCTTATGCCCGCGATGTTGGGCGCATGGCCGAAAGCAACCGGTTGCGCGATGCCTATGCCTTTCGCACGCCGATGCTGCGCAATGTGGCTTTGACCGCCCCATATGGGCACAACGGGGCCTATCCGACGCTCGAAGGGATTATTCGCCATCATCTGGACCCGGTGGCAGCAAGGGCTGCATGGCAGCGCGAGATGGCGCAGCTTCCCGATATTGCGTGGCTTGCGGCAACGGATTTCATTCTGGGCGCTGACGCATTGGAAATGGCCCGACAGGAACGGGCAATAGCGGTGACACCCTTGCAACTGACAGATGCGGAAATCGCGCAGTTGGTCGCCTTCATGCACGCGCTGACCGGGGCAAGCGTCAATACGCCAGCGTTTGGCATACCGTCGGATTTCGTGCCTTAG
- a CDS encoding GH1 family beta-glucosidase — translation MKFSRSSFPPGFLFAAATSSYQIEGHGFGGAGPTHWDTFAATPGNVVRAEHGQIACDHYSRWEEDLDLMQAMGLDAYRFSTSWARVLPEGRGTVNQAGLDFYDRLVDGMLARDLKPMATLYHWELPAALADLGGWRNPDISHWLADFASIVMERIGDRVFSAAPINEPWCVAWLSHFMGLQAPGLRDIRAAAHAMHHVLTAHGRCIQAMRALGMNNLGAVCNFEYVHAADDTHEASEAARRYEAIYNRFFVGGLFHGTYPDEVLEGLGAHMPKGWEDDFDLIEQKLDWFGVNYYTCKRIAADSGPWPSLREVEGPLPKTQMGWEIEPEGLEHILTWLQQNYTGALPLYVTENGMANADDTTTPDDARMDYLDAHLAASQRAIAAGVPLAGYTFWSLMDNYEWSLGYEKRFGLVHVDFDTLHRTPKASYHAIARALAR, via the coding sequence ATGAAGTTTTCCCGCAGCAGCTTTCCGCCGGGCTTCCTGTTTGCCGCCGCAACCTCCAGCTATCAGATCGAAGGACATGGGTTCGGGGGCGCGGGGCCGACGCATTGGGACACCTTCGCCGCAACACCGGGCAATGTGGTGCGGGCAGAGCATGGGCAGATCGCCTGCGATCACTATTCCCGCTGGGAGGAGGATCTCGATCTGATGCAGGCGATGGGCCTTGATGCCTATCGCTTTTCCACCAGCTGGGCGCGGGTGCTGCCCGAGGGGCGTGGCACGGTCAATCAGGCGGGTCTGGATTTTTACGACCGCCTTGTTGACGGCATGCTGGCGCGTGACCTGAAACCTATGGCGACGCTTTATCACTGGGAATTGCCCGCCGCGCTCGCGGATCTGGGCGGGTGGCGCAACCCCGACATTTCCCATTGGCTTGCCGATTTTGCCAGCATCGTGATGGAACGCATCGGCGATCGTGTCTTTAGTGCCGCCCCCATCAACGAGCCATGGTGCGTTGCGTGGCTATCCCATTTCATGGGACTGCAAGCACCGGGTCTGCGCGATATTCGCGCCGCCGCCCATGCAATGCATCACGTGCTGACCGCGCATGGGCGCTGCATTCAGGCCATGCGCGCCCTTGGCATGAACAACCTTGGCGCTGTGTGCAATTTTGAATATGTACACGCCGCAGATGACACGCACGAGGCGTCGGAGGCCGCGCGCCGCTATGAGGCGATTTACAACCGCTTTTTCGTGGGCGGGCTGTTTCACGGGACCTATCCGGACGAGGTGCTCGAAGGGCTCGGGGCCCATATGCCCAAAGGCTGGGAAGATGATTTTGACCTGATCGAGCAGAAACTCGACTGGTTCGGTGTCAACTATTACACCTGCAAACGCATTGCGGCGGACAGCGGCCCATGGCCATCGCTGCGCGAGGTCGAAGGGCCGCTGCCGAAAACCCAGATGGGTTGGGAGATAGAACCTGAAGGCCTTGAACATATCCTGACGTGGTTACAGCAAAACTACACCGGCGCACTGCCGCTTTACGTAACGGAAAACGGCATGGCCAATGCCGATGACACAACCACGCCTGATGACGCGCGCATGGACTATCTGGACGCACATCTTGCAGCCTCCCAACGCGCCATCGCGGCGGGCGTGCCCTTGGCGGGCTATACGTTCTGGTCCCTGATGGACAATTACGAATGGTCGCTGGGCTATGAAAAACGCTTTGGTCTGGTGCATGTGGATTTTGACACGCTGCACCGCACGCCCAAGGCATCCTATCACGCGATAGCCCGCGCGCTGGCACGATAA
- a CDS encoding LacI family DNA-binding transcriptional regulator produces MNLRELSKRLKLSQTTVSRALNGYPEVNEATRKRVTEAAEKYHYRPNVRAQTLATGKSRSVGHVIPLSKQSELVNMVFSDFMAGAGLVYAEHGYTMTLSIVRDDDELDSYSAFAERGAVDGVIVQGPTCDDPRIARLLELNIPFMVHGRASGIDTPYAWLDVNNHRAIKAATQHLIDLGHRRIALINGRAQMDFAVRRRAGYEAALAGSGIAADACLVRSGDMSEPNGYMAAFESLAQQNPPTAFVASSIVIALGVKRAIEERGLRIGKDVSVICFDDDISYLPNAGRTPQFTAMRSSVQAAGARCATLLLERIKTPGTELPCELWEAEFVQGASTGPGPYA; encoded by the coding sequence TTGAACCTCAGAGAATTGTCAAAACGGCTGAAACTGTCGCAAACGACGGTCAGTCGCGCCCTGAACGGATACCCCGAAGTCAATGAGGCGACCCGCAAGCGTGTGACGGAAGCCGCTGAAAAGTACCATTACCGCCCCAATGTGCGCGCCCAGACCCTCGCTACGGGCAAATCCAGATCGGTGGGCCATGTGATCCCCCTGTCCAAGCAAAGCGAGTTGGTCAATATGGTGTTTTCGGATTTCATGGCTGGCGCGGGGCTGGTCTATGCCGAACATGGCTACACCATGACCCTGTCGATTGTTCGGGATGACGATGAACTGGACTCCTATAGCGCCTTTGCGGAACGGGGTGCGGTAGATGGGGTCATCGTGCAGGGCCCGACCTGTGATGATCCGCGCATTGCCCGCCTGCTCGAACTGAACATCCCCTTCATGGTGCACGGGCGGGCCTCCGGGATCGACACGCCCTATGCGTGGCTGGACGTGAACAACCACCGCGCCATCAAGGCAGCGACACAACATCTGATTGACCTTGGCCACAGACGCATCGCCCTGATCAACGGGCGCGCGCAAATGGACTTCGCGGTGCGCAGGCGCGCCGGTTATGAGGCTGCACTGGCGGGTTCGGGGATCGCGGCGGATGCGTGCCTTGTGCGGTCCGGCGACATGTCGGAGCCCAATGGCTACATGGCGGCCTTCGAAAGCCTTGCACAACAGAACCCGCCGACGGCCTTTGTCGCCTCCTCCATCGTGATCGCCCTCGGGGTGAAACGCGCCATCGAAGAACGCGGGCTGCGCATCGGCAAGGACGTGTCGGTGATCTGCTTTGACGATGATATCTCCTATTTGCCCAATGCCGGGCGCACGCCGCAGTTTACGGCGATGCGCTCCTCGGTGCAGGCCGCCGGTGCACGCTGCGCGACCCTGCTGCTTGAACGGATCAAAACACCCGGCACCGAACTGCCCTGCGAACTGTGGGAAGCTGAATTTGTCCAGGGTGCTTCCACTGGCCCCGGTCCTTACGCATAA